A genomic stretch from Malus domestica chromosome 15, GDT2T_hap1 includes:
- the LOC139192191 gene encoding uncharacterized protein, whose amino-acid sequence MSPTEWWIMYGTDAPTVRKLAIKVLSQTASSSACERNWSTFALIHTKQRNKLAHSSLEKLVYCYYNMKLQIRDKEAEIDHVDRGDPLDVFDIVGEDDDTEGNQLFQWIRPLHLDDDEGNPAPRVAEEARNEGINVERILEEEVGSSSADSFEELLQPRPSNTGIPPFSNPTQPQHRADTNDSSSTRSGDSPTTGDGNDEGHSGAGGSGAGGSGGGYGNYYGPPPPGYMSPFTGEANFTHATQDDDHGSRRAGLGIGAIGKDYTRRERGKKILSSQEDDSLSRTSDSVGLGSSNYGYPHNQPFPYPSYPILVGMESSDSWNQSQPQSSNDFSYGQPQPISDPYGWHINNYMQNYFGDLSFDNYSSQYTHSTHRDDEDSDKFEPHRNSMWF is encoded by the exons atgtctccta ctgaatggtggatcatgtatgggaccgatgcaccaactgtgagaaagttagcaataaaagtattatcacaaacggcttcctcatctgcttgtgaaagaaattggagcacatttgcactcatccacacaaagcaaagaaataagttggctcatagtagcttggaaaaattagtttattgctactacaacatgaagcttcaaattcgagataaggaagcagaaatcgatcatgtcgaccgtggtgacccactagatgtgtttgatattgttggtgaagatgatgatacggagggtaaccaactttttcaatggattagacctcttcatttagatgatgatgaaggcaacccagctcccagagttgctgaagaagcacgtaatgaagggataaatgtagaaagaatattagaggaggaggtgggatctagcagcgctgactctttcgaAGAACTTTTGCAGCCAAGACCAagcaacactggaattccacctttttccaatcctacacaaccacaacatcgtgctgatactaatgatagctctagtacaagatcaggagactcacctaccaccggagatgggaatgatgaaggacatagtggagctggaggtagtggagctggaggtagtggtggtggatatggaaactattatggaccaccacctcccggatatatgagccccttcactggtgaggcaaacttcacgcatgcaacccaggatgatgaccatggcagtaggcgggcaggactaggaattggtgccatagggaaggactatactcgcagagaaagaggcaaaaagattttgtcaagtcaagaagatgactcgttatctagaacttcagactctgttggattgggaagtagtaactatggttatcctcataaccaaccatttccctacccttcatatcccattcttgttgggatggaatcgagcgactcatggaatcaatcccagcctcaatcttcaaatgatttttcttatggacaacctcaaccaatctcggatccatatgggtggcatattaacaattacatgcaaaactattttggggatttatcatttgataactactcttcacaatacactcattctacacatagagatgatgaagatagtgacaaatttgaacctcataggaactctatgtggttctaa
- the LOC103442963 gene encoding uncharacterized protein isoform X1, giving the protein MPVRASVAKAAQQSTTLRRSPRFLHHQKTQEPELSTATLRKSQRLVCLEKSAAESENPRTPKSTARSNRVVRSLSLPLSSKNSSESHDGPRRSPRLNNGVEAFQRLRRSSRILNKQLVLVDEGKGPSKQISKKLGKLENGSSNCGNLSSGSAKCRRKSVRFCIDQSIVNQCTDKATGSRSKSGKNRSLKKEEFSSVGKDGACIDSSERVSKECKMQEIDGVNKEVGVRRKRKREEENGKREEEGVGVVQGWTKEQEFALQRAYLIAKPTPHFWKKVSKLVPGKSAQECFDRVHSEHRTPPQPHTRSRASTLTNSSPLGQFSLSASKLLKPSEPKSKRQECSKQRRHVAQKTVRQLLQKHNQVYQDYEGDLFWVLEPSLGSPSESHASVIPSTPKNLQEKKKILQNRSQRSSSGHKKRLLRFSSSCGKPLVSPRVLKQVRNKVRHEKYIDQLHTREATRKAASTRTQQSTSGIGEVDAVRTAKIALVSDARDAINKLQHLQANVTGDSSDFDDGGIISDDEEGEDDT; this is encoded by the exons ATGCCCGTGAGAGCCTCCGTAGCCAAGGCAGCACAACAGAGCACAACTCTCCGAAGGTCTCCTAGATTTCTCCACCACCAGAAAACTCAAGAACCAGAGCTGTCCACCGCCACTCTCCGGAAATCTCAGAGACTTGTCTGCCTGGAAAAGAGCGCTGCGGAGTCTGAAAACCCGAGAACCCCCAAATCCACAGCCAGAAGCAACCGTGTCGTACGTTCATTGAGTCTCCCACTTAGCTCTAAGAATTCGAGTGAATCTCACGATGGGCCGAGAAGATCTCCGAGATTGAACAATGGGGTTGAGGCGTTTCAGAGGCTTAGACGTTCTTCAAGGATTTTGAACAAGCAGCTCGTCCTTGTTGATGAAGGTAAGGGTCCCTCAAAACAAATATCGAAGAAATTGGGCAAATTGGAAAATGGGTCGAGTAATTGCGGAAATTTGAGTTCTGGGTCAGCAAAATGTCGAAGAAAATCTGTCAGGTTCTGTATTGACCAATCTATTGTGAATCAATGCACTGATAAGGCAACTGGGTCTAGATCTAAGAGTGGAAAAAATAGGTCATTGAAGAAAGAGGAGTTCTCAAGTGTTGGAAAAGATGGAGCTTGTATTGATTCATCTGAAAGAGTTTCGAAAGAGTGCAAAATGCAAGAGATAGATGGTGTAAATAAAGAAGTGGGGGTTaggaggaagagaaagagggaggaggaaaatggaaagagggaggaagaaggtGTTGGGGTTGTTCAAGGGTGGACAAAGGAACAAGAATTCGCATTGCAGAGAGCTTATTTAATAGCAAAGCCAACACCCCACTTCTGGAAGAAGGTTTCCAAACTG GTGCCTGGAAAATCTGCACAGGAGTGCTTTGATAGAGTCCATTCTGAGCATAGAACTCCACCTCAACCTCATACCCGGTCGAGGGCAAGCACATTAACAAATTCATCCCCCCTTGGACAGTTTTCACTCTCTGCAAGTAAACTGCTTAAACCCAGTGAGCCAAAGTCTAAAAGGCAAGAATGCAGTAAGCAGAGGAGGCATGTTGCCCAGAAAACAGTCCGACAATTATTACAAAAACATAATCAAGTGTACCAAGATTATGAGGGAGATCTATTTTGGGTACTCGAGCCCAGTCTAGGTTCACCTAGTGAGAGTCATGCGAGTGTTATACCTTCTACCCCAAAAAACTtacaggaaaagaagaaaattcttCAGAATCGCAGTCAAAGATCTTCTTCAGGTCATAAGAAGCGGCTGTTGAGATTTAGTAGCTCATGTGGTAAACCTCTCGTTAGCCCCCGGGTATTGAAGCAAGTCAGAAACAAGGTCCGGCATGAGAAGTATATAGACCAATTACATACCAGGGAAGCGACGAGAAAAGCAGCATCTACGCGCACTCAGCAATCCACTTCTGGAATTGGTGAAGTGGATGCGGTGAGAACTGCAAAAATTGCCCTGGTTTCTGATGCAAGAGATGCTATCAATAAACTCCAACATCTGCAGGCCAATGTCACCGGCGACTCTTCTGATTTCGACGATGGTGGCATTATAAGTGATGACGAGGAGGGTGAAGATGATACTTAG
- the LOC103442963 gene encoding uncharacterized protein isoform X2, which produces MPVRASVAKAAQQSTTLRRSPRFLHHQKTQEPELSTATLRKSQRLVCLEKSAAESENPRTPKSTARSNRVVRSLSLPLSSKNSSESHDGPRRSPRLNNGVEAFQRLRRSSRILNKQLVLVDEGKGPSKQISKKLGKLENGSSNCGNLSSGSAKCRRKSVRFCIDQSIVNQCTDKATGSRSKSGKNRSLKKEEFSSVGKDGACIDSSERVSKECKMQEIDGVNKEVGVRRKRKREEENGKREEEGVGVVQGWTKEQEFALQRAYLIAKPTPHFWKKVSKLECFDRVHSEHRTPPQPHTRSRASTLTNSSPLGQFSLSASKLLKPSEPKSKRQECSKQRRHVAQKTVRQLLQKHNQVYQDYEGDLFWVLEPSLGSPSESHASVIPSTPKNLQEKKKILQNRSQRSSSGHKKRLLRFSSSCGKPLVSPRVLKQVRNKVRHEKYIDQLHTREATRKAASTRTQQSTSGIGEVDAVRTAKIALVSDARDAINKLQHLQANVTGDSSDFDDGGIISDDEEGEDDT; this is translated from the exons ATGCCCGTGAGAGCCTCCGTAGCCAAGGCAGCACAACAGAGCACAACTCTCCGAAGGTCTCCTAGATTTCTCCACCACCAGAAAACTCAAGAACCAGAGCTGTCCACCGCCACTCTCCGGAAATCTCAGAGACTTGTCTGCCTGGAAAAGAGCGCTGCGGAGTCTGAAAACCCGAGAACCCCCAAATCCACAGCCAGAAGCAACCGTGTCGTACGTTCATTGAGTCTCCCACTTAGCTCTAAGAATTCGAGTGAATCTCACGATGGGCCGAGAAGATCTCCGAGATTGAACAATGGGGTTGAGGCGTTTCAGAGGCTTAGACGTTCTTCAAGGATTTTGAACAAGCAGCTCGTCCTTGTTGATGAAGGTAAGGGTCCCTCAAAACAAATATCGAAGAAATTGGGCAAATTGGAAAATGGGTCGAGTAATTGCGGAAATTTGAGTTCTGGGTCAGCAAAATGTCGAAGAAAATCTGTCAGGTTCTGTATTGACCAATCTATTGTGAATCAATGCACTGATAAGGCAACTGGGTCTAGATCTAAGAGTGGAAAAAATAGGTCATTGAAGAAAGAGGAGTTCTCAAGTGTTGGAAAAGATGGAGCTTGTATTGATTCATCTGAAAGAGTTTCGAAAGAGTGCAAAATGCAAGAGATAGATGGTGTAAATAAAGAAGTGGGGGTTaggaggaagagaaagagggaggaggaaaatggaaagagggaggaagaaggtGTTGGGGTTGTTCAAGGGTGGACAAAGGAACAAGAATTCGCATTGCAGAGAGCTTATTTAATAGCAAAGCCAACACCCCACTTCTGGAAGAAGGTTTCCAAACTG GAGTGCTTTGATAGAGTCCATTCTGAGCATAGAACTCCACCTCAACCTCATACCCGGTCGAGGGCAAGCACATTAACAAATTCATCCCCCCTTGGACAGTTTTCACTCTCTGCAAGTAAACTGCTTAAACCCAGTGAGCCAAAGTCTAAAAGGCAAGAATGCAGTAAGCAGAGGAGGCATGTTGCCCAGAAAACAGTCCGACAATTATTACAAAAACATAATCAAGTGTACCAAGATTATGAGGGAGATCTATTTTGGGTACTCGAGCCCAGTCTAGGTTCACCTAGTGAGAGTCATGCGAGTGTTATACCTTCTACCCCAAAAAACTtacaggaaaagaagaaaattcttCAGAATCGCAGTCAAAGATCTTCTTCAGGTCATAAGAAGCGGCTGTTGAGATTTAGTAGCTCATGTGGTAAACCTCTCGTTAGCCCCCGGGTATTGAAGCAAGTCAGAAACAAGGTCCGGCATGAGAAGTATATAGACCAATTACATACCAGGGAAGCGACGAGAAAAGCAGCATCTACGCGCACTCAGCAATCCACTTCTGGAATTGGTGAAGTGGATGCGGTGAGAACTGCAAAAATTGCCCTGGTTTCTGATGCAAGAGATGCTATCAATAAACTCCAACATCTGCAGGCCAATGTCACCGGCGACTCTTCTGATTTCGACGATGGTGGCATTATAAGTGATGACGAGGAGGGTGAAGATGATACTTAG
- the LOC103421692 gene encoding transcription factor bHLH93-like isoform X1, which produces MELSQHGFLEELLLAPRGDGWSSYSSGLNELLPINGWSFDSFEENPVLVSSINPQFVGFSTTQPTFEECPFTTTTTASSSSCPFVVGGLCAVPEINDTTTPPPFPPQDHRDYPSMVEDEEFGNFLGCENHSSCLELEESKNNNISTCKVEMDQEAADHHFTPSAFTMGLCGEKRSSKSKKLEGQPSKNLMAERRRRKRLNDRLSMLRSIVPKISKMDRTSILGDTIDYMKELLERINKLQEGVEEGTNQISLMGTSKDLNPSEVLVRNSPKFDVERRDKDTRIDICCAAKPGLLLSTVNTIEALGLEIQQCVISCFNDFSMQASCFEGAEQRDLLSPQDIKQALFRNAGYGGRCL; this is translated from the exons atggagctTAGCCAACATGGTTTCTTAGAGGAACTGCTGCTGGCTCCAAGAGGAGACGGTTGGAGCAGCTACTCCTCTGGATTGAATGAGTTATTGCCCATCAATGGATGGAGTTTCGATTCTTTTGAAGAGAACCCAGTTCTGGTTTCCTCAATTAATCCTCAATTTGTTGGATTCTCCACCACACAACCAACCTTTGAAGAATGCCCTttcaccaccaccactactgcctcctcctcctcctgccCTTTTGTTGTTGGTGGCCTCTGTGCAGTCCCAGAGATTAATGACACTACTACCCCTCCTCCATTTCCTCCACAAGATCACCGGGATTACCCTTCAATGGTGGAAGATGAAGAGTTTGGTAATTTTCTTGGGTGTGAAAACCACAGCAGCTGCTTGGAGTTGGAAGAAAGCAAGAACAATAATATCAGTACTTGCAAGGTTGAGATGGACCAGGAAGCAGCAGATCATCACTTTACTCCTTCAGCTTTTACCATGGGATTGTGTGGTGAAAAGAGAAGCAGTAAGTCTAAGAAGTTAGAAGGGCAGCCTTCAAAGAATCTTATggcagagagaagaagaaggaagcgCTTGAATGACCGCCTTTCCATGCTCAGATCAATTGTCCCAAAGATTAGCAAG ATGGACAGAACATCTATACTTGGAGACACAATAGATTATATGAAAGAGCTTTTGGAAAGGATCaataagttgcaagaaggggTTGAAGAGGGTACCAATCAAATCAGCTTAATGGGCACCTCCAAGGACCTAAACCCCAGTGAGGTACTAGTCAGAAATTCCCCCAAG TTTGATGTGGAGAGGAGAGACAAAGATACCAGGATAGACATATGCTGTGCAGCCAAGCCAGGATTGCTGCTGTCAACAGTGAACACTATAGAAGCATTAGGGCTTGAGATTCAACAGTGTGTTATAAGTTGTTTCAATGATTTTTCAATGCAAGCTTCATGTTTTGAG GGAGCTGAGCAGAGAGATTTATTAAGTCCTCAGGACATAAAGCAAGCATTGTTCAGAAATGCAGGATATGGAGGAAGATGTTTGTAG
- the LOC103421692 gene encoding transcription factor bHLH93-like isoform X2: protein MELSQHGFLEELLLAPRGDGWSSYSSGLNELLPINGWSFDSFEENPVLVSSINPQFVGFSTTQPTFEECPFTTTTTASSSSCPFVVGGLCAVPEINDTTTPPPFPPQDHRDYPSMVEDEEFGNFLGCENHSSCLELEESKNNNISTCKVEMDQEAADHHFTPSAFTMGLCGEKRSSKSKKLEGQPSKNLMAERRRRKRLNDRLSMLRSIVPKISKMDRTSILGDTIDYMKELLERINKLQEGVEEGTNQISLMGTSKDLNPSEFDVERRDKDTRIDICCAAKPGLLLSTVNTIEALGLEIQQCVISCFNDFSMQASCFEGAEQRDLLSPQDIKQALFRNAGYGGRCL from the exons atggagctTAGCCAACATGGTTTCTTAGAGGAACTGCTGCTGGCTCCAAGAGGAGACGGTTGGAGCAGCTACTCCTCTGGATTGAATGAGTTATTGCCCATCAATGGATGGAGTTTCGATTCTTTTGAAGAGAACCCAGTTCTGGTTTCCTCAATTAATCCTCAATTTGTTGGATTCTCCACCACACAACCAACCTTTGAAGAATGCCCTttcaccaccaccactactgcctcctcctcctcctgccCTTTTGTTGTTGGTGGCCTCTGTGCAGTCCCAGAGATTAATGACACTACTACCCCTCCTCCATTTCCTCCACAAGATCACCGGGATTACCCTTCAATGGTGGAAGATGAAGAGTTTGGTAATTTTCTTGGGTGTGAAAACCACAGCAGCTGCTTGGAGTTGGAAGAAAGCAAGAACAATAATATCAGTACTTGCAAGGTTGAGATGGACCAGGAAGCAGCAGATCATCACTTTACTCCTTCAGCTTTTACCATGGGATTGTGTGGTGAAAAGAGAAGCAGTAAGTCTAAGAAGTTAGAAGGGCAGCCTTCAAAGAATCTTATggcagagagaagaagaaggaagcgCTTGAATGACCGCCTTTCCATGCTCAGATCAATTGTCCCAAAGATTAGCAAG ATGGACAGAACATCTATACTTGGAGACACAATAGATTATATGAAAGAGCTTTTGGAAAGGATCaataagttgcaagaaggggTTGAAGAGGGTACCAATCAAATCAGCTTAATGGGCACCTCCAAGGACCTAAACCCCAGTGAG TTTGATGTGGAGAGGAGAGACAAAGATACCAGGATAGACATATGCTGTGCAGCCAAGCCAGGATTGCTGCTGTCAACAGTGAACACTATAGAAGCATTAGGGCTTGAGATTCAACAGTGTGTTATAAGTTGTTTCAATGATTTTTCAATGCAAGCTTCATGTTTTGAG GGAGCTGAGCAGAGAGATTTATTAAGTCCTCAGGACATAAAGCAAGCATTGTTCAGAAATGCAGGATATGGAGGAAGATGTTTGTAG
- the LOC139191844 gene encoding uncharacterized protein → MDVGCVIKSHCSIRWESWRVVPQETKDAVLYELSNHYELSNLDSNQMEYINDLCSSRFTQWKSDLHKHYDLYDGSKVTLEVGFPTELLDRQDEWKWLCGHFQDEKYLKKVKANSINRSKKKLIHRSRSRHFSYRLEEKRKVTVYLF, encoded by the exons ATGGACGTTGGCTGTGTTATTAAGAGCCATTGCTCCATCAGGTGGGAGTCATGGAGAGTTGTGCCACAAGAAACCAAGGACGCCGTGCTTTATGAATTATcg AATCACTATGAGCTCTCCAACCTCGATTCCAACCAAATGGAGTACATCAACGACCTTTGCTCCAGTAGGTTCACTCAATGGAAGAGCGACCTCCACAAGCATTATGACTTATATGACGGTTCGAAGGTCACTCTAGAAGTTGGGTTCCCTACGGAGTTGCTGGACCGTCAAGATGAATGGAAGTGGCTCTGCGGCCATTTTCAAGACGAGAAATACTTG AAAAAAGTGAAGGCAAACTCAATCAATCGGTCAAAGAAGAAACTTATTCACCGATCTAGGTCACGACACTTCTCTTATAGATTGGAGGAGAAACGTAAGGTAActgtatatttattttaa